Genomic DNA from bacterium:
AAGATGCACGTGATGTTGCCGGAATATTAAATCTCTTCATCAATGGTTGAGTGCAATGGTGTCCTGTTCTAATTGCAACACCTTCAAAATCTAAAAATGTTCCTATATCATGAGGATGAATATTTTCAAGCACGAAAGAGAGTACACTTGTTTTCTCTTTTGCAGTACCGATTATTCTTAGTCCAGGTACTTCAGCAATTTGCCTTGTTGCGTAATCCAACAAACTCTGTTCGTGTTCTTTAATATTTTCAATTCCAACTTTGTTGACATATTCAATTGCAGCTCCAAGACCAATCGCACCAGCAATATCCGGAGTGCCAGCTTCAAACTTGTGGGGTAGTTCATTGTAAGTCGTTTCTTCAAAAGTAACTTTTGAGATCATATCACCTCCGCCCTGATATGGTGACATCGATTCCAGCAGTTCAACTTTACCATAAAGTGCACCAATACCTGTCGGGCCATAAATTTTGTGACCGGAGAAAGCAAGGAAATCACAATCAAGTTCCTGAACATCAACTTTTAAATGATTAACTGCTTGTGCTGCATCAACTAAAACCGGAATATTAAACTGGTGAGCGTATTCAACTATTCTTTTTACAGGATTAATTGTTCCAAGTGAATTCGAAACATAGACAACAGATATAAATTTTGTTTTCTGATTTACCATCTTTTCGAATTCTTCAAGAATCAATTCGCCATCATCGTTGACAGGTATTACTCGCAGCCTTGCATTTTTCTCTTTACAGAGAAGCTGCCACGGAACAATATTCGAATGATGTTCCATGTGAGAAATAATTATCTCATCACCTTCCCTGATATTTTTTCTTCCATAAGAACTTGCAACCAGATTAATCGCTTCTGTCGTTCCGCGTGTGAAGATAACCTGGTTTTTTCCCAAAGCATTTATGAATTGCTTAATCTGAATTCGCGCACCTTCAAATGCTTCTGTTGCTTCCTGACTGAGTGCATGAACACCGCGATGGATATTTGCATTCATCGTTGTGTAATATTTATTAACCTTATCTATTACGTAAATTGGTTTTTGAGTCGTCGCTGCATTATCTAAATAAACGAGATCCTTGTCGTGAACTTTTTTACTTAAAATTGGAAAGTCTTCACGAATCCTGTGCACATCATAAATATTTTTTGAAACAGGTATGGCCGTTTCAGTTTCGGCTTTCATTTAATTCTCTATTGATTGAATTTTTCTGTTATAATTTTTTCGATATAATTTCGAATTGATTCAATTTTTATTGAAGTTATTACATCGCTTGCAAATGCATGCAACAGGATACTTTTACTTGCTTCTTCACCAATGCCTCTTGACTTCAAATAAAATTTAGCATCATCATCCATTTGACCGATTGTTGCGCCGTGGGAACATTTCACATCATCAGCAAATATTTCCAGCTGTGGTTTTGTATTCACAAGTGCTTCATTTGATAAAAGAATACTATTGTTTTCCTGGAATGCATTCGTCTTTTGTGCATCCTGTCTGACTATAATTTTACCGTTAAAAACTCCACGTGATTTATGGTCAAGAATACCTTTGTAATGCTCGTGGCTGTTGCAATGCGGTTTTGCATGATCCATTAATGTATGTGCATCAAAGAGTTGAGTTTCATCAATCATATACAAACCATTCAGCGTACACTCGCCACCTTCATCATTGAACTTAGCATTGAAATCATTCCGAGTAAGATCTGCACCTGTTGAAATCAAATGCGAACTAAAGTGGCTGCTTCTTTCCTGATCAACTTCCATTCTTGCAATATGAAAAGCCTTCTTACTTTCTTCCTGGAGTTTAATATGATCAACGACAGCATTTTCTTCTGCGACGATCTCCGTAACAGCATTTGTAAAATAGATTTGATCATTTTTACCAACATAATGTTCAATTATTGTTACCTGAGAATTTTTCTCAGCCACAAAAAGATTTCTCGGCTGAGTCAATATTTTTTCATTTCCTGAATCAGTTATGAAAATTATGTGAATCGGTTCTTCAATAATCTTTCCTGAAGGGACGAAAATGAACGCACCATCATCTGTAAAAGCTGTACTTAATGCAGTGAAAATGTGATTTCTATGATCGGCATATTTACCATAATGTTTTAGGAGGATTTCATTTTTCTTTTTGATTTCATCTGCAATACTTCCGACAGTTACACCTTTTGGGAGATTCAATAAATCGCTGTACTCAGGAGAAAATCTCCCATTGATGAAAACTATCAAGCTATGATCCATCTCATCAAACAATAAAGATTTGATGACGTCTTTGGAAATAACTTTCCTCTCGTAAGTTGGAACGAAATTGTAATTAAGTAACGGTGCGATGCTCGTATATTTCCATTCCTCATCTTTGGGTGTGGGAAAATCCAATTTACTAAAATTTGAAAGTGCTTCTTTTCTTTTTTGATGAATTGGATTTTCTTTTCCGCCGTTTAATCTTTTCTCAAGCTCGCCAAAGTTCGAGAGATACCAATCTTTTATGTCAACTGTTTTGTCCATTATTTACTTACCACTTCTTCAAGTTTACCGTTTTTCACCCAATCATATCCTCTCTCTTCAAGCTCGAGGGCTAATTCTTTCCCACCAGACTTAACAATTTTTCCTTGATAGAGAACGTGAACAAAATCCGGAACTATATAATTAAGTAAACGCTGATAGTGAGTTACAAGAATTGTTGCGTTATCTTTTGAACGAAGTTTGTTTACTCCGTTTGCCACAATTTTTAATGCATCGATATCGAGTCCGGAATCTGTTTCATCAAGTATTGAAAGCCTTGGTTGAAGCACAGCCATTTGAAAAATTTCATTTCGCTTTTTCTCACCACCGGAAAAACCTTCATTAACAGCTCTGCTTAAAAACTTCTGATCGAGCTCAACAAGTTTCATTTTTTCTTTTATTAGAGCAAGAAATTCTAAAGTATCAAGTTCTTCCTCACCTCGATATTTTCTGATTTCGTTCAATGCTGTTTTAAGAAGATTAGTATTAGAGACGCCGGGAATTTCAACCGGATACTGGAATGCAAGAAAAACTCCTTCACGAGCTCTGTCTTCAGGAGCTAATTCGAGAAGATTTTTTCCGTTATATGAAACTTTACCTTGAGTAACTTCGTAACCTTCTCTACCTGCAAGAACCTGTGCGAGCGTGCTTTTGCCCGATCCGTTTGGTCCCATTATTGCGTGAACTTCTCCGGCATTTACTTTCAGATCAATTCCCTTCAGAATTTCATTGCCTTCTATGCCTGCGTGTAAATTTTTTATTTCTAACATTGTTTTATTTTCTTTCTTTTAATTTAAACTTTTGATTATCCGACACTACCTTCTAAACTAACACTCAACAATTTTGTTGCTTCGACTGCAAACTCCATTGGAAGTTCTGCGAGCACTTCCTTACAATACCCATTTACAATTAATCCAATTGCATCTTCCGTAGAAATTCCTCTTTGATTGAGATAAAAGATTTGATCTTCACCAATCTTTGAAGTGGTCGCTTCGTGTTCTACTTTTGCACCGGGATTATTTATTTCAAGATACGGGAAAGTGTGTGCGCCGCATTTATCACCGAGCAATAGCGAATCGCACTGAGAAAAGTTACGAGCGTTCTCAGCTTTCTTCGCAACCTTCACCAAACCACGGTAGCTGTTCTGGCTTTGTCCGGCAGAAATACCTTTTGATATAATCGTACTTCTTGTGTTTTTTCCAAGATGAATCATCTTTGTTCCTGTGTCTGCCTGCTGACGGTTGTTTGTTAAAGCGACGGAATAAAATTCCCCAATTGAGTTATCACCCTGTAATATGCAGCTCGGATATTTCCAGGTTATTGCTGAACCGGTTTCAACCTGAGTCCACGAGATTTTAGAATTAACACCTCGGCAAGCACCACGCTTAGTAACAAAATTGTAAATACCACCTTTACCTTCCTTATCGCCGGGATACCAATTCTGTACAGTTGAATATTTTACTTTTGCATTGTCGAGGGCGATCAATTCAACTACTGCTGCATGTAATTGATTTTCATCTCTTACAGGTGCAGTACATCCCTCGAGATAACTGACGTAAGAGCCTTCATCTGCAATAATCAAAGTACGCTCAAACTGTCCCGTATTTGCAGCATTAATTCTGAAATAAGTTGAAAGCTCCATCGGACAACGAACGCCTTTTGGTATGTAGGCAAATGAACCATCACTAAACACTGCTGAGTTTAATGCTGCATAAAAATTATCTGTGTAAGGAACAACACTTCCCAAATATTTTTTAACCAGTTCAGGATGATTTTGAACTGCTTCTGAGAAAGAACAAAAAATTATTCCAAGTTCATTCAACTTATCTTTAAAAGTTGTTGCTACTGAAACACTATCAAAAACCGCGTCAACTGCCACGCCGGTTAATCTTTTCTGTTCATCGAGAGATATACCAAGCTTCTCATAAACTGCGAGTAGTTCGGGATCAACTTCATCCAGACTTTTTAAAGTTGGTTTCTTTTTTGGGGCAGAATAGTATGATAAATCCTGGTAGTCAACAGGAGGATATTTTACATTAGCCCAGTGTGGTTCTTTCATTGTCTGCCAATATCGGAACGCTTTTAAACGCCATTCGAGCATAAACTCCGGTTCATTTTTTTTGGCAGAGAGTTGACGAATGATATCTTCGTTCAACCCTTTTGGTAAAGAATCGGTCTCGATATCTGTTACAAATCCGTACTTGTACTCCTTATTCGCTAATTCTTCAATTTTATTAACTTCAGTTGAACTCATTTATTTCCTTATAAATTCTTTTTTCTTTTAACAAAGCATATCTTTTCCGGGTTCAAACTTACACTATCTATACAAAAAAGTCAAGATTAACCATTCTAAAGTAGGCTGACTGTGACTATGCTCAAGATAGTTGATGGAATATTATAAAATTGTATTTCAATCAGGATTGAATTAACTTTGAACCAGTGTAAAATGTCGAAAATTAAACGTTTTCGAACAATTAAAATTATCCAAAAAGAAGACATACCAAGTGGAAGAAAAGGAAAGTAGGCAGGAATCCCAAAAACAGCAATCCGTCGGATATAAACGATATTACAATCGAAGAAAGCGATATCATCACAGACCAAATCAAACACCACAAGCTGAACGCGTAAAATCATCATTTAAAAAGATTTCCATAGTAATCCCTCTCTTCAATGAAGAAGAATCTATAATCCCCTTATGTAACGATATCAGAAAAGCTATTTATCGACTTAGCACCAACTATGAAGTAATTTTGATTGACGATGGTAGTACTGATTCGTCTCTGCAAAAACTGAAAGAGATTGTGAAGACTGATAACAGATTTAAATATTTAAGTTTCAGAAAAAATTATGGTAAATCTGCAGCACTTCAAGTTGGATTTAAAGCAGCAACTGGAGATGTAGTTGTGACTATGGATGCTGATTTGCAGGATGATCCGCAGGAAATACAAAACCTTCTTAAAAAATTGGAGGAAGGATTTGACTTATGTTCGGGATGGAAGAAAAAACGTCAAGATCCTTTTATTAAAAAGATATCATCAAAATTTTTCAACTATGTTACTCGCTTAATCAGTGGAATTAAAATTCACGATTTCAATTGTGGACTCAAAGCTTACAGAAAAGAAGTAGTTGAAAACGTAAAAGTCTATGGAGAACTGCATAGGTACATTCCGGTACTTGCAAAATGGCAGGGATATTCAATCACAGAAATTCCTGTAATGCATCATCCGCGCAGATATGGAAAAACAAAATTTGGGATCTCACGTTTCTTTAAAGGATTTATTGATTTGCTGACCGTAACTTTTGTTACGCGATACATCAAACGTCCATTGCATTTCTTCGGATTTTTTGGAGCAATTGCTTTCCTGATCGGTTTTATCATACTTGGTTATTTGACGGTCTTGTGGATTCAGGGACATCCATTAAGTAACCGACCGATGATTTTTCTCGGTATGCTTTTAATTATAGTCGGTGTGCAGTTATTTGCTGTGGGACTTTTAGGTGAAGTGATCGTCCACAATTCTATGGATGATAGAGAATACGTCATTAAGGACAAAAGTTAGAATGTGATATGGTTGATGGAAGATGTGTGATGTTTAATGAACTGTAAGTTTAAAAATGAATCCTAAAACCTATTTGAAATTACTTTATTAATAATTTGATAAAATTATTGAATGAGGGTAAAGAAAATCTTCCATTTCACATTTTCCATCTTCCAACTTTGAAATGTACTACGACCCAATAAAGAACATATTTGCTAATACCATCCGAAAGTTTCCATTTCTCAGAATAGTTTTCTATAAAACTCTAGATTTAATGTTTCTTCGTTCCTGGTATGTAAGAAGGGAATTGAAGGAGCTTAGAGGAAAGTTTGGTAATGTAAATATTGATATTTATGATGCAGGTTCGGGCTTCGGGCAATACACATATTTTATGGCAAATAAACTAAAGCCATGCAAAATATTCTCTGTTGATGTAAAGGAAGACTGGATTAATGATTGCAGAGAATTTTTCAAACAAAAAAAAATTGCCGGCGTTTTCTTTGCTGTTGAGGATTTATTGAAAATCACTCATCAAACAAAATTTGATTTAATTGTCTGTGTCGATGTTATGGAGCATATTGCTGACGATACTACAGTTTTTAATAATTTTTTCTCAGCATTAAAATCCGGAGGCTATCTGTTGATTAATTCTCCCTCAATTTATGGAGGAAGCGATGTTCATGAAGATGAAGAAGAAAGTTTTATTGGTGAACATGCAAGAGATGGTTATTCGAAGGAAGATTTAGAAAGCAAGCTTCACCCACTCGGTTTTTCAACTTACAAATGCAGATACACATATGGTTTCTGGGGAGACAAAGCGTGGCGGCTTGGAATAAAATATCCGATGGTTTTACTCAACATTTCTAAACTGTTTCTTTTAATTTTACCTTTATATTATCTGTTAACATTTCCTTTTACATTAATATTGATGAACCTTGATTTTGCGTCAAAGAACAAAATTGGTTCAGGAATAAATTTTATTGCTAAAAAAGAATAAAACTCTGGATAATTATGTCAACAAAAAAAATCAGTAAGGTTGTCAAACCAACGAAACAAGAAAAACAAACATTTCTTTCAACATTTAGTCTAAGTAAATACATCCCCGAGAAATATCACGTCCTTCTATTTGTATTAGTAATACTAGCATTATTCCTGTTTTTCTTTTCACCACTCTACTTCGGAGGGAAGACTTTCCAATCGGGTGATATAATTACTATGGAGAGCACTCAGCCATATGTAGATAATCACTCAGAAGAAAGTTATACATTGTGGTTTCCATATAGCTTTGGAGGAATTCCAGCCTATGCAATTAGGGTGGATGAGAAAGCATTCAATCTTGTTTATCAAGCAATTGTCAAAACCAGAGATTTTTTTAAAGACATATTTGTAACTGTGTTTAATGCTAGTGATTATGTACGATGGACTTTCTATTTGCTTGCACTTGCATACACAATGTTTATGTTCTTTTATTTGCAGACTAGAAATAGGCTTGCCAGTTTGTTCGTTGGGTTGGCAACATCATTCAGTACTGGCTTGATTGTATTTTTGTTCATAGGTCATGTTACCAAGTTGACATCAATATGGGTCTTTCCTGTTTTGTTTCTTTTGCTTTTCAATTTCCAAAAACGAATTAAGTGGCTTGAAGTCTTTCTTCTAATATTTTTTATGGATGTGATGTTTCTTGGATGGCACGTTCAGATAATTTTTTACATCTTTTTTGCTGTGATGATTTACTTCATTTACTTTTTCTTCCGCTCATTGAAATTGAAAGATACACTTTTACGCATGCAACTTGTAAAATCCGTTTTTGTTTTCGTGTTAGCAGTTGCTGTTGGTTTGATGATTCAATCGGATAATCTAACACAAGTTTATGAATACACACCTTTTTCTACGAGAGGAACTGAAAGCATCATTGAAAGGGAAACCGGACCAACAGCACAATCAGAATCAGATTTCTATCAGTACGCAACGAACTGGTCTTTTTCTCCCGGAGAAATTTTAACATTCATCGTACCATCTTACTACGGATTCGGTAAATCAATCTATCAAGGTCCGCTTTCGCAAAATCAGCCGGTTGAGGTAAATACTTATTTTGGACAGATGCCTTTTGTAGATGTTGCAATGTATATGGGTGTAATAGTTTTCTTACTTGCACTTTTCTCCATGGTAGTTAACTGGAAAAATCCAATGGTGAGATTTTTCACGATACTTTCAGTTATTGCTCTTCTTATTTCTTTTGGAAGAACTTTTCCGCTTGTTTATGATTTAATGTTCAATTACTTCCCATTCTTTGATAAGTTCAGGGTCCCTTCAATGATTCTTGTGCTAGTGCAGTTAAGTTTCCCGATTCTTGCCGGACTTGGATTAGTAAAGATCATTTCTCTGAAAGAAAATCCAGATGAGCGAGTTCGTAAGATTATCCGAAATACATTTTACGTCCTCGGCGGAATTTTTATTCTGACTTTGTTACTGGGTTCACCGATTAAAGATTGGTTCATTTCAAGAGCAGCTGGCGATCCTGAAAAAGGTGCAAGACTTCAGGCGATTCACGATTATATGGGAGATATGTTTCTGGCTGATATTCGTTTTGCTTTCTTTTTTGCTTCTGCCACATTCGGACTTGCGTTTGCCTTCCTGCAGAAAAAGCTTAGCGCTGATTTGATGATTATTGTTCTCACAATATTGGTTGTTGTTGATCTTTTCAGAATTAATTATCGAGGTGAAACTTTTACTGACAATTCAAGCATTGAACAGCTTTTTAACAAACCAGATTATATACAAGCAATTGAAAACCTTGGTGATAATTCTATTTACAGGGTTCTGAATTTAAAACAAGACGGATCAATCGGTTCACTAAATCAAAACTCGAATTATCTATCTTACTTTTTGATGTATGATATTTACGGTTACTCCGGTATAAAACCTCGTGCAATACAAGATTATTATGATATACTTGGTTCTCCTGCTAATCCAACTTTCTGGAGAATGCTGAATGTTAAATATATTATCTTTGATAAAGAGATTAACTCACCCGATCTTCAGCTTGTTTACTCAGGAAATAAATCCTTTGTTTATCTGAATCGAAATGCTTTACCAAGAGCATACTTTGTAAATCAGGTCGCCAAAAAATCCGGAATAGAAGTTATAAATATGGTAAAGAACACACAGTTCGATCCGGCATTTATAGCATTCACTGATGAAGAAGTAAATGCAATCGAAGCTCCGGACAGTACTGCTTTTGTTCAAATAGAAAAATTTGAAGATGAATACATCCAGCTTGATGTCTATGCAAGTGGAAATAATTTTTTGTTTCTCGGAGATACTTATATGACAGGTGAAACCGACTATAAATTACTAAAAGTACACACCGGCTGGAAAGCTCTTGTCGATGGTAAAGAAACAAAAATTTATAGGGCAAATCACGGATTCAGAGGAATTGTTGTCCCGGAAGGAAATCATAAAATAGAATTTACTTATCTGCCTGAGTCTTGGGTGCTATCTAAAAACCTGTCTCTCATTTTTAGCTCAGTAATTATACTTGGTTTGGTAATTGGGATTGTTATTGATTTCAGGAAAAAATTTCCGGGGAAATCAAAAGTTGAATGATACTAAAGGGAAAATAAAAACAAAGATTGATTTTTCTTCTGAATCATTTAAGAAATATCTGACCAATACTTCCTGGCTCTTCTTCGAGAGAATTTTACGAATGGGCATTTCCTTTGTGGTGACAATTTTTGTTGTCAGATATCTTGGACCAAAGGATTTTGGATTATATAGTTATGCGATAAGTTTTGCCTGGTTATTTGCTGCGATAAGTACTCTTGGTCTCGAATCCATTTCAACAAGAGAATTAGTAAAATATCCCAATAAGAGGGACGAAATAATTGGTACAGTCTTCTTTTTAAGATTAGCCGGAAGCGTTGCCTGCATTATTTTAACGGCAATTGTATTACTGCTCATTGGTGAAAGTACTTCTACAACCATATTAATTTTAATTTTTTCCGGATCGTTTATATTCCAATCTTTTTCCACAATTGAGTATTACTTCAGAGGAATTGTAAAAGCTAAATATAATGCGTACGCACTATCCGCTTCGGTTATAATTTCATCAGGATTAAAAATTCTTTTCATTTTTCTGAAAGCTCCGCTCATTTATTTTATTCTTGCTGCTTCACTTGAATATCTGGCTTTAGCAATCGGACTTGTTGCAGTTTATCATTTTAATAAATTGTCCATATTCAACTGGAAATATTCAAAGGAAATTGCTTCTTCATTACTAAAAGATTCCTGGCCGTTGGCATTATCAGGAGTTGTTGTGATGATTTACATGAGAATTGACCAGGTTATGATCAAGAATATGATGAATGAAGAAGCAGTAGGATATTATTCAGCAGCGGTGAGACTGTGTGAAGCATGGTATTTTATTCCTGTTACTTTGTGTAATGCTATTTTCCCGGCAATTGTAAATGCAAA
This window encodes:
- a CDS encoding cysteine desulfurase, whose product is MKAETETAIPVSKNIYDVHRIREDFPILSKKVHDKDLVYLDNAATTQKPIYVIDKVNKYYTTMNANIHRGVHALSQEATEAFEGARIQIKQFINALGKNQVIFTRGTTEAINLVASSYGRKNIREGDEIIISHMEHHSNIVPWQLLCKEKNARLRVIPVNDDGELILEEFEKMVNQKTKFISVVYVSNSLGTINPVKRIVEYAHQFNIPVLVDAAQAVNHLKVDVQELDCDFLAFSGHKIYGPTGIGALYGKVELLESMSPYQGGGDMISKVTFEETTYNELPHKFEAGTPDIAGAIGLGAAIEYVNKVGIENIKEHEQSLLDYATRQIAEVPGLRIIGTAKEKTSVLSFVLENIHPHDIGTFLDFEGVAIRTGHHCTQPLMKRFNIPATSRASFGMYNTKEEVDVLVNGLKKIIEVFG
- the sufD gene encoding Fe-S cluster assembly protein SufD, giving the protein MDKTVDIKDWYLSNFGELEKRLNGGKENPIHQKRKEALSNFSKLDFPTPKDEEWKYTSIAPLLNYNFVPTYERKVISKDVIKSLLFDEMDHSLIVFINGRFSPEYSDLLNLPKGVTVGSIADEIKKKNEILLKHYGKYADHRNHIFTALSTAFTDDGAFIFVPSGKIIEEPIHIIFITDSGNEKILTQPRNLFVAEKNSQVTIIEHYVGKNDQIYFTNAVTEIVAEENAVVDHIKLQEESKKAFHIARMEVDQERSSHFSSHLISTGADLTRNDFNAKFNDEGGECTLNGLYMIDETQLFDAHTLMDHAKPHCNSHEHYKGILDHKSRGVFNGKIIVRQDAQKTNAFQENNSILLSNEALVNTKPQLEIFADDVKCSHGATIGQMDDDAKFYLKSRGIGEEASKSILLHAFASDVITSIKIESIRNYIEKIITEKFNQ
- the sufC gene encoding Fe-S cluster assembly ATPase SufC, with amino-acid sequence MLEIKNLHAGIEGNEILKGIDLKVNAGEVHAIMGPNGSGKSTLAQVLAGREGYEVTQGKVSYNGKNLLELAPEDRAREGVFLAFQYPVEIPGVSNTNLLKTALNEIRKYRGEEELDTLEFLALIKEKMKLVELDQKFLSRAVNEGFSGGEKKRNEIFQMAVLQPRLSILDETDSGLDIDALKIVANGVNKLRSKDNATILVTHYQRLLNYIVPDFVHVLYQGKIVKSGGKELALELEERGYDWVKNGKLEEVVSK
- the sufB gene encoding Fe-S cluster assembly protein SufB, whose protein sequence is MSSTEVNKIEELANKEYKYGFVTDIETDSLPKGLNEDIIRQLSAKKNEPEFMLEWRLKAFRYWQTMKEPHWANVKYPPVDYQDLSYYSAPKKKPTLKSLDEVDPELLAVYEKLGISLDEQKRLTGVAVDAVFDSVSVATTFKDKLNELGIIFCSFSEAVQNHPELVKKYLGSVVPYTDNFYAALNSAVFSDGSFAYIPKGVRCPMELSTYFRINAANTGQFERTLIIADEGSYVSYLEGCTAPVRDENQLHAAVVELIALDNAKVKYSTVQNWYPGDKEGKGGIYNFVTKRGACRGVNSKISWTQVETGSAITWKYPSCILQGDNSIGEFYSVALTNNRQQADTGTKMIHLGKNTRSTIISKGISAGQSQNSYRGLVKVAKKAENARNFSQCDSLLLGDKCGAHTFPYLEINNPGAKVEHEATTSKIGEDQIFYLNQRGISTEDAIGLIVNGYCKEVLAELPMEFAVEATKLLSVSLEGSVG
- a CDS encoding glycosyltransferase family 2 protein, with translation MEEKESRQESQKQQSVGYKRYYNRRKRYHHRPNQTPQAERVKSSFKKISIVIPLFNEEESIIPLCNDIRKAIYRLSTNYEVILIDDGSTDSSLQKLKEIVKTDNRFKYLSFRKNYGKSAALQVGFKAATGDVVVTMDADLQDDPQEIQNLLKKLEEGFDLCSGWKKKRQDPFIKKISSKFFNYVTRLISGIKIHDFNCGLKAYRKEVVENVKVYGELHRYIPVLAKWQGYSITEIPVMHHPRRYGKTKFGISRFFKGFIDLLTVTFVTRYIKRPLHFFGFFGAIAFLIGFIILGYLTVLWIQGHPLSNRPMIFLGMLLIIVGVQLFAVGLLGEVIVHNSMDDREYVIKDKS
- a CDS encoding class I SAM-dependent methyltransferase; amino-acid sequence: MYYDPIKNIFANTIRKFPFLRIVFYKTLDLMFLRSWYVRRELKELRGKFGNVNIDIYDAGSGFGQYTYFMANKLKPCKIFSVDVKEDWINDCREFFKQKKIAGVFFAVEDLLKITHQTKFDLIVCVDVMEHIADDTTVFNNFFSALKSGGYLLINSPSIYGGSDVHEDEEESFIGEHARDGYSKEDLESKLHPLGFSTYKCRYTYGFWGDKAWRLGIKYPMVLLNISKLFLLILPLYYLLTFPFTLILMNLDFASKNKIGSGINFIAKKE
- a CDS encoding YfhO family protein, whose protein sequence is MSTKKISKVVKPTKQEKQTFLSTFSLSKYIPEKYHVLLFVLVILALFLFFFSPLYFGGKTFQSGDIITMESTQPYVDNHSEESYTLWFPYSFGGIPAYAIRVDEKAFNLVYQAIVKTRDFFKDIFVTVFNASDYVRWTFYLLALAYTMFMFFYLQTRNRLASLFVGLATSFSTGLIVFLFIGHVTKLTSIWVFPVLFLLLFNFQKRIKWLEVFLLIFFMDVMFLGWHVQIIFYIFFAVMIYFIYFFFRSLKLKDTLLRMQLVKSVFVFVLAVAVGLMIQSDNLTQVYEYTPFSTRGTESIIERETGPTAQSESDFYQYATNWSFSPGEILTFIVPSYYGFGKSIYQGPLSQNQPVEVNTYFGQMPFVDVAMYMGVIVFLLALFSMVVNWKNPMVRFFTILSVIALLISFGRTFPLVYDLMFNYFPFFDKFRVPSMILVLVQLSFPILAGLGLVKIISLKENPDERVRKIIRNTFYVLGGIFILTLLLGSPIKDWFISRAAGDPEKGARLQAIHDYMGDMFLADIRFAFFFASATFGLAFAFLQKKLSADLMIIVLTILVVVDLFRINYRGETFTDNSSIEQLFNKPDYIQAIENLGDNSIYRVLNLKQDGSIGSLNQNSNYLSYFLMYDIYGYSGIKPRAIQDYYDILGSPANPTFWRMLNVKYIIFDKEINSPDLQLVYSGNKSFVYLNRNALPRAYFVNQVAKKSGIEVINMVKNTQFDPAFIAFTDEEVNAIEAPDSTAFVQIEKFEDEYIQLDVYASGNNFLFLGDTYMTGETDYKLLKVHTGWKALVDGKETKIYRANHGFRGIVVPEGNHKIEFTYLPESWVLSKNLSLIFSSVIILGLVIGIVIDFRKKFPGKSKVE
- a CDS encoding flippase, with protein sequence MGISFVVTIFVVRYLGPKDFGLYSYAISFAWLFAAISTLGLESISTRELVKYPNKRDEIIGTVFFLRLAGSVACIILTAIVLLLIGESTSTTILILIFSGSFIFQSFSTIEYYFRGIVKAKYNAYALSASVIISSGLKILFIFLKAPLIYFILAASLEYLALAIGLVAVYHFNKLSIFNWKYSKEIASSLLKDSWPLALSGVVVMIYMRIDQVMIKNMMNEEAVGYYSAAVRLCEAWYFIPVTLCNAIFPAIVNAKNVSEKFYNNRMQKLYDLLSWLAIGIAVPVTIFSDQIIQVLFGSDFASAAPVLTIYIWAGVAVFLNVASSQYLINENFTKLTFFRTLIGMIVNVVLNIILIPLYGIIGSAIATLVSYTIVTFILAFHKDFKLQFIMMMKSIFGVSMIRYLSANKNSKI